TTGATATTGAGGCATTTAAATCAGGAAAAGTATAGTTGTTATTCCAATTTAGATAATATGATTGGACTTTAAGTGTATTTTTATCAACAGATACTGATATTTGATTTTCTTGAAACGGAATGCCATTTACAAGTCTTACAAAATTAAAGCTGTAAACTGGTGAAAAGTATTCATTATTATCATAATATGGTTTTGCAATACCGTTATAAAAATCCTGTTCTTTAGTTTCTTTTAATTTATCTGGTGCTACTTTATTGATAAAATCAATTGCTGCTTTTTTTGCTTCGTATTTTGTATATTTTGGTATTCTGCTAACAGGCCCGTTTACAGGAGTATAAGAATTGTAGTTTAGTATTTCACCTGTATCAGCATCTACATTAACGCTTATACTTCTATTATTCTTTAAATTCCAGTTTAAGCTCCATGTTTTTCTATTATTATTTTCAGAATAATTAGAATTGAAGTCGTAGCCGCTATCAGGAATGTCAAATGTTTTTTTGGCAATCTCTATTGCCTGCTTAAGTTCAATCTTGGTGTTTGTCTGTGCTGCCGCTATCGAAGGTATTATCATAGTTAATACCAAAATCACGGCAACTGTAACCGTAAAAAACCTTTTCATATCTATCCCTCCTCTAATGTTTCTTTTATATATTATTGTTCTTATATATTATTTAGACGAGAAATATATAGAAAAGTTCCCAAAAAAATGAGGAAGTTTTATCTTCCCCTAATAATATTCCAAACATCAGGATCCTCCTGACCGAGCCTCCATACGGCTATTCCTGGTAAACCATATTGACCTAATAATGATATTTTAGCTGCAAAACTTCGCGCATCTTCGAACCATACTGTGTGCTTTGTACCATCTATCGTATAAGTATATGTTGATTCTTGTGCTATTTCATCGTATGTTATAGTTGCACCGAGGTTTTTAGCCACTTCAATTGCTTGTGCATATGATAATGTCCTTGGATAATTAACACCTTCCGCCCAATCGTAGCCATATACAGCAATTCCAAGCCATATTTTATTTGCTGGTATTGAAGATACGGCATAATTTAAGACGTTTCTTACAAATCCTATTGATGCGACAGGTCCCGGCTGTGAAAAATGTTCATCATATGCTAAGATGTAAGCTTGATCTATATATTGCCCTATGACAGAATATTGAAATGCACCTGAAAAGGGATGCTGTGGATTATCCTTAAGCTCGGCAGGTAATGAAATTGTCACGATTTTTCCTGCATTTTTAAGTGATTGATATAGCCCATGCATAAATGCATTTAAATTATTTCTATCTTCAGGAGGAACAAACTCGAAGTCTATATTTATACCGGGAAAATTATTGCTGACAGCTATATTTGTTATGCTGTTAATTAAAGTGTTTCTTAAAGATACATTTGATAAAAGACCATGTATAAGCTGTGCTTTTTTAGGGTCTGAATAATTGTGAATTATCGCATATATAGGAAGACCATTTTGTAAAGCAATATTTTTAACCTGCTCAGATGACATATCCACAAGTGTTCCGTCAGATTTTACACCATACCAAAATGGAATTAGTGTTGTAATGTCATGTACATGTGCATTTAAATCATCGAGGGTACCAGGCGCCTCATCATAATACCATTTATTGTCCATAACAAGACCTCCATAAAATCATTCTATCTTTAACATAATACGTTATAAAATTTTCATTGTGAATTGAAGTGATTATTGTTTTTTATCCGTCTAAATCTATGAAAAGTGAAGGAGGTAAAAATTATGAAAAAAAAAGCAGGTGTTTTATCATGTTCAATATCGATAATATTGCTTGGTGTTTTGCTCTTACTAAAAAACTTTAAAGTAGAAATACCATCAATATACTATGATATTATTGGCCCATTATTTCTAATACTTCTCGGTATTGAAATAATATTTTCAAAGACCATATATGGTGAAGAAAATAATGGGATAAACATTGGTCTTGTACTCTTTACGATAATTGTAATGGTGATTTCAATGGCGTTTTTCTATTTTTCACCGTTTGGGAATAGTATATTTAGATTAGGAGGTGTTTCATTTGGAAATTTAGTTGACTTTGTAGGACCGAGAGAAACAAAAATTGTAAATAAAGAAATAGATGTATCAGATGGGATAGATAGCGTAGATATAAAAAATAAAATGGGCAGTGTTAAATTTACAGGAACTGATGGCAATAAAATGATAGTTGAGGCAACAATACGTTATAAAGGGGGAAGAAATGACATAAATGATAATTCAATTATTTTAAATATTGACGGTAACACTGCTTATTTAAGCGATAATATCGATAGAAGCTTCTATAATGTTGATACAAATCTATTTGATAAAAAATATAAGGATAACTTTATAAAGAGAAATCGAGATAATAACGGTGTAATAATTGACTACGATATAAAAATCCCCCAAAACAAAAAAATTACCGTTAATAATGGATTCGGCCTTGTAGAAGCTCATGATTACAATGGAAAAACAAATATCAACAATCAATTTGGAAATATTGATTTAAAAAATCTAAATGGTGACACCACCGTTACAAATAAATACGGTGAAATTGATGTAAGAGATATAAAGGGTTTTGCGGATGTCAGCAATGAATTTGGCTCAATTAATATAAATAGTACTAATGGGGCAAGAGTCAAAAATAAATTTGGAAATATCGATATAACGGATATAATCGATGGTTCATTAAATGTTATAAACGAATTTGGTAGTATATCAGTAAGAGGTCTTCCGAAGGATTTAAGTATTGATTTGAGTACGAAGTTTGGAACTATTACTACAGATTTTCCTGTATCATATAAAAAGAATTCAACTGAATCAAGTGCTGTAGGTAGAGTTGGATCAGGTAAATATGAAGTAAATATAACAAATAATCATGGTAGCATTGATATTAATGAATAGGAGGAATTAAAATGGATAAAAGATTATACCGTTCAAAAACGCAAGCTGTGTTAGGTGGTGTTTGTGGTGGTATTGCGGAGTATTTTGATGTTGATGTAACTATAATCAGGCTTATATGGGTTTTAGCTGCGTTAATGGGTGGAACAGGTTTATTGTTTTATATTATAGCATGGGTAATCATACCGGAAAATCCTTATCAAATTAAAAATCCTGAATTTAAACCGGAGGATGTACCACAAGATGGTGAGAGACCTAATATTTCAAATAGAAAAAGCAACAGCGAAATCTTTGGCTGGATATTGATAGGACTTGGTATATTGTTTTTACTAAAAATATTTGTTCCATGGATGGGGTTCCATATTTTTTGGCCTATAGTTCTTATAGTTATAGGACTTGCAATTATATTAAAGAAGATGTAAAAAGTCTATAAATAAAAAGTCACAGGGTAACCTGTGCTTTTTTACTGAGTATTTCCCCCATTCATAAGATCTGATATTGTTGCAAAACCATATCCTTCAGATTTAAGTTTTTCAATTATTTGTGGCAATGCTGCAAAAGTCTCCGGTTTACCCTCATGCATAAGGATAACGGAACCAGGGCCTGCTTTTGAAACGATTCTGTTTACTATATTCAATGTTCCAGGCCTTTTCCAATCATCTGGATCAACGCTCCACAACACAACGTGAAGTCCTAATGCATTTGATATTTTTAAAAGAGTATTATTAAATGCACCATATGGTGGTCTAAATAAATTAGGTTTTATTCCTGTTGCATTGACAACAATTGCTTGTGTTTTATAAAGTTCGTCAACCATCTGCTGGGGTGTCATCTTAGGCATATATGAGTGGCTGTATGAATGAAGACCTATTTCCTCCCCATTGTCAACAATATATTTAAGTAAATCTGGATTTTTTTCGGCCATTCTTCCTACTACGAAAAAAGTTGCTTTAACATTTAAGTTTTTTAATATGTCTACGTATTTTTTAGTAAATTCTTTTGATGGTCCATCGTCGAACGTAAGTGCAACTATCTTCCCGGCTTTTCTATTTAAACTAAATACGTTATTATTAAAAGGCATTGGACTATTAAAAAATTCATCTCTGTCACTTCTATCGACCAGTGATAATGTATTGCTGTCGATATATGTTGTATTCGCCGTTGTTATGGGTGCATCTTGACTTGTACTTTTTGTATTTTGTCCAATCGGACTTTTTGCATCGGTATTAGCTGTTATTATTGCTTTATTACCTTTTTCAATTGGCTTTTTCACTTTAGCTGCGGCTGCAATTTTATTAAATTTAGGATAATTTGTAGAAACATGTTTACTTGCAAATAAATTTTTACTATAGAAAAGGCCGAATCCTATCAGTATTGAAATTATTACAAGAAAAATTAGAGCTATGACAGACTTCAGTTTTTTTGACTTATCTGTTATCATGATTTATCACCCCGGTAAATTAATTATATCACTTAAATTATTAAAAATTATTAAATTTATGTTACGTTTTTGTTACTTTTTTGTAGAATACTATTAAAAATTGGCAATAGATGTAGAAATATAAAAGATCAATATAATTAAATTATATTAATCTTTTGTATGTTAAAATCAGTGTTTTTTCATCCATTTGTCGATATAGATTATAGATTCTTTTTGTGTCACTGTATTTGCTAAAAGGCTATGTGTACCATTTTCTAATATATCAATTTCTTTGTCATTGTACCTTATTTTTTTGTAGAAGTTTATAACTGCATCAAGTTTAACTATGTTATCTTTTTTTCCCTGTAATATAAGAATCGGTGTTTTGATGTATCTAAATGAAACATAATAGGCACGTGTAATCATTGCCCATAAATTCAAAATGAATTTAGGTGTTATGCAATTAATGCAAAAATCATCCTTTGCTTTAAGCTGGTTTTTATAATACCGTGAATCAATGTTTAAATTACTATTGAAAAAATATGATTTAAATAAATCTATTAAATCATCTATACGCGGTTTAATATATGTTTTAAGAGCCGGTGCTAATAAAATGAGCCCATTTACATTATTTGATTTGTTAATAGAGCAATTTAAAGCACAGATGCTCCCTATACTTTCACCCAATAGGTATAATGGAATGTTATTGTAATTATGACGAATATTTTTTATAACGTAGTTTATATCATCTATGTACTGCCAGTATTTTGGAATATCGCCTGGTATTCCATCAGAATCTCCATGTCCTCTTAAATCGACAGAAATAATGAGGTTTTTGCCGGTTAATCCATCGCTGAGTATGCCATAACCCTTGCCGTCAACACCGAGTCCATGTAAGGCAAGAATGATTTTATCAAAATTGTTTGACTTTTCCCATTTTCTCATGGCGAGAAGTGCCCCATCAGGCATCTTGATATAATCCATTGTAAAAGGCATAATGGTCAACTCCACTTTTTTTATTTATTTTAACCATTATAACTTTTATAATTCCAGTATATGTTTACTAATTATTTTTGTTATTGTTTGGACAAAATAACATATGTGAAACAGGATTTACACATGTAACTATACTGAAAGGATGATAATCTTGCAGTCAAAATTTAATGTTGAAGGTATGAGTTGTCCAAGTTGTGCATCTAAAATAGAAATCCTCTTAAAAAGCCAAAAGGGAATTGAAGATGTTGACTTGAATTTTACTACTGGTAAAATGAAAGTAGATTACAATCCGAATGTAATTACAAAAAAAGATATTAAAAAAATTATAAATAAAATTGGATATTATGCTGAAGAAGCATAAATCGGGCATTTGCCCGATTTTTCTATTACCATTTATCAAATAGATCAAATTTATTTGCGATAAAGAATAAGACTAAGATAATGCATAAAAGCAATACACCGCCTAAAAGACCTATAGCCTGTTTAGGAACAATCAACGTTGAGAGAAGCACAATTGATATTAAGACTATTGTTAACCATGGCCTAATTGGAAATCCGGATTTTTGACATTCAAAATATGAAGGATTTTTCTTTTTAAGCATTGGCCTATATCTGATAAATGTATATAATATTATTATCCAATTGAAAAATTGCACAAAACCTGTTGCGCTTGTTATATATTCGTAGACATCTTTCGGAAGGATATAGGATAATATAACTGCAATCAATAAACCTATACTGCTAAATAATAGCGCATATATTGGAACATCCCGCTTGGTAAGTTTACTTA
This portion of the Thermoanaerobacterium sp. RBIITD genome encodes:
- a CDS encoding glycosyl hydrolase family 18 protein, with the translated sequence MDNKWYYDEAPGTLDDLNAHVHDITTLIPFWYGVKSDGTLVDMSSEQVKNIALQNGLPIYAIIHNYSDPKKAQLIHGLLSNVSLRNTLINSITNIAVSNNFPGINIDFEFVPPEDRNNLNAFMHGLYQSLKNAGKIVTISLPAELKDNPQHPFSGAFQYSVIGQYIDQAYILAYDEHFSQPGPVASIGFVRNVLNYAVSSIPANKIWLGIAVYGYDWAEGVNYPRTLSYAQAIEVAKNLGATITYDEIAQESTYTYTIDGTKHTVWFEDARSFAAKISLLGQYGLPGIAVWRLGQEDPDVWNIIRGR
- a CDS encoding PspC domain-containing protein — its product is MDKRLYRSKTQAVLGGVCGGIAEYFDVDVTIIRLIWVLAALMGGTGLLFYIIAWVIIPENPYQIKNPEFKPEDVPQDGERPNISNRKSNSEIFGWILIGLGILFLLKIFVPWMGFHIFWPIVLIVIGLAIILKKM
- a CDS encoding polysaccharide deacetylase family protein, giving the protein MITDKSKKLKSVIALIFLVIISILIGFGLFYSKNLFASKHVSTNYPKFNKIAAAAKVKKPIEKGNKAIITANTDAKSPIGQNTKSTSQDAPITTANTTYIDSNTLSLVDRSDRDEFFNSPMPFNNNVFSLNRKAGKIVALTFDDGPSKEFTKKYVDILKNLNVKATFFVVGRMAEKNPDLLKYIVDNGEEIGLHSYSHSYMPKMTPQQMVDELYKTQAIVVNATGIKPNLFRPPYGAFNNTLLKISNALGLHVVLWSVDPDDWKRPGTLNIVNRIVSKAGPGSVILMHEGKPETFAALPQIIEKLKSEGYGFATISDLMNGGNTQ
- a CDS encoding alpha/beta fold hydrolase; this translates as MPFTMDYIKMPDGALLAMRKWEKSNNFDKIILALHGLGVDGKGYGILSDGLTGKNLIISVDLRGHGDSDGIPGDIPKYWQYIDDINYVIKNIRHNYNNIPLYLLGESIGSICALNCSINKSNNVNGLILLAPALKTYIKPRIDDLIDLFKSYFFNSNLNIDSRYYKNQLKAKDDFCINCITPKFILNLWAMITRAYYVSFRYIKTPILILQGKKDNIVKLDAVINFYKKIRYNDKEIDILENGTHSLLANTVTQKESIIYIDKWMKKH
- a CDS encoding heavy metal-associated domain-containing protein, producing MQSKFNVEGMSCPSCASKIEILLKSQKGIEDVDLNFTTGKMKVDYNPNVITKKDIKKIINKIGYYAEEA